Proteins encoded in a region of the Streptomyces sp. NBC_00310 genome:
- a CDS encoding DUF4091 domain-containing protein, which produces MARTSSAVAGFVAGVVVAASTTAIAVTGTTTTSTDLNSKATTTWLTVKVADALGTRDTITWVPTGSFAGSAEERVPRYPMTAVQGKDTKELKLSAVRNEQVSAQLAIASGQDLDDVKAVVGDLTGPGGAKLSGADTKVRFVKYVPVQRSKSEVDWSATIDQVSSAKEVSGDRNPDVVGDALEERSSVDVPAYAAQPLWFTFQIPKSAEPGTYTGTVKVNADGRTQSTYPLTIEVADASVPDPKDYDFFLDVWAQPETIAKNHGVKLWSDQHWKLIETYNRDLVSRGQKVINTTIVDNPWHHQWSLGTRESQTATPYTSMVGWAWNGKSFSFDFGRWDKYVQTARRVGLGPDIGAFSMLAFQDQEHLTYTDTRTGKTVYENVGLGGDRWREAWGTFLPAFEKHLKAKGWLEDTWLSFDERPIDTMTVVKDFVHEVAPVFDDRISVAGSISTEGVASNLSVDWGGIDAMTKEKVAERRKAGKTTTFYVYGAPAHPNTLSYSPAVESRMLPWISAQRNLDGFLRWSYNSWTSDPFKQPVHIFTQGDEYLVYPGKDGPMSSIRWEQLKEGIEDYELIAQLREKDGGTDSDALTEALTTATRNLDGRTKDVGDIETARAAVVKGLTS; this is translated from the coding sequence ATGGCACGTACGTCCTCAGCTGTCGCCGGCTTCGTCGCGGGCGTGGTCGTGGCCGCGAGCACCACCGCGATAGCCGTCACCGGTACGACGACCACGAGCACCGACCTCAATTCCAAGGCCACCACCACCTGGCTGACCGTCAAGGTCGCCGACGCCCTGGGCACCAGGGACACCATCACCTGGGTTCCCACCGGCTCCTTCGCCGGTTCCGCGGAGGAGCGGGTCCCGCGTTACCCGATGACCGCCGTCCAGGGCAAGGACACCAAGGAGCTCAAGCTCTCCGCCGTCCGCAACGAGCAGGTCTCGGCGCAGCTGGCGATCGCCTCCGGCCAGGACCTCGACGACGTCAAGGCCGTGGTCGGTGATCTCACCGGTCCCGGCGGCGCGAAGCTGTCCGGCGCCGACACCAAGGTCCGGTTCGTCAAGTACGTGCCCGTGCAGCGATCCAAGAGCGAGGTCGACTGGTCCGCCACCATCGACCAGGTCAGCTCCGCCAAGGAGGTGTCCGGCGACCGCAACCCCGACGTGGTCGGCGACGCGCTCGAGGAGCGGTCCTCCGTGGACGTACCCGCGTACGCGGCCCAGCCGCTGTGGTTCACCTTCCAGATCCCCAAGTCGGCCGAGCCGGGCACCTACACCGGCACGGTGAAGGTCAACGCGGACGGCCGCACCCAGTCGACCTACCCGCTGACCATCGAGGTCGCGGACGCGAGCGTGCCCGACCCGAAGGACTACGACTTCTTCCTCGACGTGTGGGCGCAGCCGGAGACGATCGCGAAGAACCACGGCGTCAAGCTCTGGTCCGACCAGCACTGGAAGCTGATCGAGACGTACAACCGCGACCTGGTGTCGCGCGGCCAGAAGGTCATCAACACCACCATCGTCGACAACCCCTGGCACCATCAGTGGTCGCTCGGCACCCGGGAGTCGCAGACCGCCACGCCGTACACCAGCATGGTGGGCTGGGCCTGGAACGGTAAGTCGTTCTCCTTCGACTTCGGCCGCTGGGACAAGTACGTCCAGACCGCGAGACGCGTCGGCCTCGGCCCCGACATCGGCGCCTTCTCCATGCTGGCGTTCCAGGACCAGGAGCACCTCACCTACACCGACACCCGTACCGGCAAGACCGTCTACGAGAACGTCGGTCTGGGCGGCGACCGCTGGCGGGAGGCGTGGGGAACGTTCCTGCCCGCCTTCGAGAAGCATCTGAAGGCCAAGGGCTGGCTGGAGGACACCTGGCTGTCCTTCGACGAGCGGCCCATCGACACCATGACGGTCGTCAAGGACTTCGTCCACGAGGTCGCCCCGGTCTTCGACGACCGTATCTCCGTCGCCGGTTCGATCAGCACCGAGGGCGTCGCGTCCAACCTGTCCGTCGACTGGGGCGGCATCGACGCGATGACGAAGGAGAAGGTGGCCGAGCGGCGCAAGGCCGGCAAGACCACGACCTTCTACGTGTACGGCGCGCCGGCCCACCCCAACACGCTGTCGTACTCGCCCGCCGTCGAATCACGGATGCTGCCGTGGATCTCCGCCCAGCGGAACCTGGACGGCTTCCTGCGCTGGTCGTACAACAGCTGGACCAGCGACCCCTTCAAGCAGCCGGTGCACATCTTCACCCAGGGCGACGAGTACCTGGTCTACCCGGGCAAGGACGGCCCGATGTCCAGCATCCGCTGGGAGCAGCTGAAGGAGGGCATCGAGGACTACGAACTCATCGCCCAGCTGCGGGAGAAGGACGGCGGCACCGACAGCGACGCCCTGACCGAGGCCCTCACCACCGCGACCCGGAACCTCGACGGCCGGACGAAGGACGTGGGCGACATCGAGACCGCGCGGGCGGCCGTCGTGAAGGGGCTGACGTCATGA